One Nostoc punctiforme PCC 73102 DNA window includes the following coding sequences:
- a CDS encoding Ycf51 family protein — translation MLTTANFLQYTQWSGIATLVFAALTVLAFILKWGIRFRLVGTTGFMLVLTGGLFALSIVPLSRAVIPGATKYTLVYDNGSTQAVITTSPQITPTQLEATLRQAASNLFSYGRSGTREDDKLTVRARTIIHPEPGVSVPVYLGEAKRSLVSHQNSPVTVEIYTDKFAQLPKPNA, via the coding sequence ATGCTCACAACAGCTAACTTTCTTCAGTACACCCAATGGTCAGGTATCGCTACCTTGGTATTCGCTGCCTTAACAGTTTTGGCTTTTATTCTCAAATGGGGCATCCGCTTTCGGCTAGTGGGTACGACTGGCTTTATGCTGGTGCTGACAGGTGGTTTATTTGCACTGTCGATAGTCCCTTTGAGTCGGGCTGTGATTCCAGGAGCAACGAAGTACACTTTAGTTTATGACAATGGCTCAACACAAGCGGTTATTACTACATCACCTCAAATTACACCCACACAACTAGAAGCAACTTTACGTCAAGCAGCTAGTAATCTTTTTTCTTATGGTCGTTCAGGTACACGGGAAGACGACAAGTTGACTGTTCGTGCCCGCACCATTATTCACCCGGAACCAGGGGTTTCTGTACCAGTTTACTTAGGCGAGGCCAAGCGATCGCTCGTTTCTCATCAAAATTCCCCAGTCACAGTGGAAATTTACACAGATAAATTCGCCCAATTGCCAAAACCTAACGCTTAA